The DNA segment AGTCGATGTACTCGCTATAGTTCAGCACCTTAATGGTTCTATCAGAAGCTGAGGCAGACACACCTAGAAGAGGAGCGGCTATGAGAGAGGCCACCAGGACGGCCACTACAAGCCCCGGAAAGACAAGCTTAACACCAGTTCTCCCCACACCGGGCACCTGAGAAGCAACCGATAACACCCGGGAGATTTAAGCATAACCCGGTTTAGACAGGCTAACGGTGAAAAGCACAGCAGCGAAGAGAAAATATCTGGAGGCGGCGTGGGCGGGGTGTGCAGAACCGCTGTCCAGCCCGAGGGCAAGCCGCTGCGGGGCTGCCCCGTGAGGGCGGCGGGGTTACGGGCTTACCCCGCCCTACACCCGCTAGCCTACCAGCTTCTCCACAGGTATCTCCGGCGGCGTCTCCTCGAGCTTCTCCACGTCAACGCCCTCGAGAGGCTGCGCCTCTGGCGGCAGCGGGATCCTCTCCTTCTTGGCCTCCATCGGGGGTACAACCCCGTTTATCCTCTTCCTGTAGAGTCCCAGCCTGTACTTGAGGAGGAGGCTCCTCAGCCTCTGTATCGCCCCCGCCGGGTCGACCTCCTTCGGGCACACTGCGCTGCAGCTTGCGGCGAAGTGGCAGCCGAACACTCCGTCTATAGAGTCAACTATCTCCAGCCTCACCAAATAACCCTCGTCCCTAGGGTCGACAACGAACCTGTACGCCTGGGCCAGGGCCTGGGGGCCTAGGAATTTGGTGTCGCTGGCGAATATTGGGCAGGCCGCCACGCAGAGGCCGCAGGCTATGCAAAGGCTGTACTGGTAGAACTGCTCGTACTCCTCTGGCAGGAGCTTGTACTCTAGCGTAGGGTTCTCCTGCTCCTCCACATCCCTCCTGATGAGGTAGGGTTTCACGCGCCTATGCTTCTCGAAGAACTCGGTGAA comes from the Aeropyrum camini SY1 = JCM 12091 genome and includes:
- a CDS encoding succinate dehydrogenase/fumarate reductase iron-sulfur subunit, whose amino-acid sequence is MALFDPKVATLAPPRKVRFVIRKYDPESGRSWWQEHEVETYRGMTVLDALLKIKEEQDHTLTLRYSCRMAVCGSCGMTINGTPRLACQTQVAQVAREDNPVVRVEPMYNFKVVKDLLTDFTEFFEKHRRVKPYLIRRDVEEQENPTLEYKLLPEEYEQFYQYSLCIACGLCVAACPIFASDTKFLGPQALAQAYRFVVDPRDEGYLVRLEIVDSIDGVFGCHFAASCSAVCPKEVDPAGAIQRLRSLLLKYRLGLYRKRINGVVPPMEAKKERIPLPPEAQPLEGVDVEKLEETPPEIPVEKLVG